The window CCTGAAAGCGGACGGAAGTTCTCGCCATAAGTGGCATAGACCGACAGTTCCGGCGTTGCGTGCCACACCGCGCCGACCTGCGGGCTGAAGCGGTTCTCGCCAGTGCGGGTCACCCGTCCGGCGGCGGCGCGATCAGTGAGGCGCTGGTCGTAATCGTCATACCGCCCGCCGACGCGCAGCTCGACAGTCTCTGCCAGGCTGATCTGATACTGGGCATAGATGCCGGTCGCCTTCTGCACCTCGACCCGGTTGGTCAGCGGTGTGGGCGCGGGCAGCGGGAAGCGGCCATAGACCGGATTGAAGATGTCGATCGCTTGCAGCTGCTGCTCGGTCGGGTTGCTGGCAAGGCTGGGTGCGCGCGCGCGCAGGAACACCTGATCATTCTCGAAGCGATCGGTATCCGCGCCGATCAGCACGCGGTGGGTGACATCGCCGGTGGTGAAATTGCCCGCCAGTTCGGCCCGCGCGACGAAATAGGTCGCATCATAATCGCGCAACCGGCGCTGGCGGGTCAGCGTGCGGCCATCGCGCAGCAAGCGCTGGCGGCTGCCGGTCAGCTCAGCCTCGGTCGAGGTGCCCAGCAGCGAGGTGTCGCGGTAATTCACCCCGACGAGCGCGCTCCAGCTGTCGGAGAAATCGTGCTGCAATTCGATCTGGTGGCCGAGCACCTCGGCAATGTTCGGCCCCTCGCCCGGTTCGCCGAGGAAGCGGCTGCGCGGGATCACGCCAAGCTCGCCGTTCACCGCCACTACGCCGCGATCGAAGGGGATTTCCTGACGGGCATATTCGAGCTCGTAGACGACGCGGGTCGCCTCGCCGAGCTTGACCGCAACCGAGGGCATGAAGCCGTAGCGCTTGCTCTCCACCGTGTCGCGGAACGAGCCTGCATCCTCGTAGAAGCCGACGAAGCGCACGCCGATGGCATCGCCCAGCGTGGTCTGCACATCGGCATCGGCGCGCCAGGTATCGAAGGAGCCGGCCAGCAGCCGCACTTCGCCCGCGCTTTCGAACTTGGGCCGCTTGGTGACGAGGTTAACGGTCCCGCCCGGCTCGCCGCGCCCGAACAGCGCCGCGCGCGGGCCCTTGAGGATTTCGACCGCCTCGATCCCCGACAGATCGCGCGGTCCGGCAAAGCCGCGCCCGGCGTTGAAGCCGTTGACGAGGTAATTGCTCGGCAGGTTTTCATCGCCCACGAAGCCGCGCACCGCAAAGGCGTTCCACAGCCCGCCGAAATTGTTCTGCCGCGCGACCGATGCCGACAGGTCGAGCGCCGAATTGAGATCGAGCGCGTTGATGTCGCGCAGCTGCTGCGGGCCGATCACCTGTTCGGCCTGCGGGATTTCCAGTTCCTCGAACGCGCCGCGATAGGCAGGCCGGGTGCCGGTGATGACGATCTCCCCGGCCGGCGCGGTTTCGGCCTCGGCTGTCTCTGCGATTTCCTCGGCAGCGAGCGGAGCGGAGATCGCGAAGAGCGAGATGCTGGACATCGAGGCAGCAAGCAGGGCGCGTTGGCGGGTCATGATGGTTCCGGATCAGAAGAGGGAGGATGTTCACTCTGCGCTGAAGGGTCTGCGCCTTTTCAGCCCATGAATGAAACGTTATCACATTGCATATTGCCCGCGCGTGCGCCTGTCAACGGCGCAGGAGGCCTATCGCCTTGATGCGCCTTGGCTCTGCGGCGTCAGGTCTTCATTTCGTAAGGCACCACGCCGCGCCGGAACAGGTCGACGCCGATGGTCTGGTCGCTCGGCGGGTAGGCGCGCTGTTCGCAATCGGTGCGCGGGCAGATGCGGCACGACACGCCGATCGGGGTCACCGCCCGGGCAGAGGCGAGATCAATCCCGTCGGCATAAATGAAATCGCCCGCGTGCTGCGCCTCGCACCCCAGCGCCACGGCAAAGCGGCGCGGGTTGCGGTCGAACCGCCCGGCGGTCTTCACCAGCCCCTTGGCGATCGAGACATAGCGCACCCCGTCGGGCGTTTCGGCGAGCTGGACGAGGATGCGATCGGGAATGGCGGCGGCCTCGTGCACGACCCACAAGGGGCAGGCCCCGCCGAAGCGCGCGAACTGGAGCCGCGTGGCGCTGTGCCGCTTGGTGATGTTGCCGGCCATGTCGACGCGGCAGAAGAAGATCGGCAGGCCGCGCTCGCCCTCGCGCTGCATGGTCGAGAGGCGGTGGCAGGTCTGCTCGAAGCTGGTCTGGTAATGCAGTGCCAGCCGGTCGACGTCATGGCGGAAGGCGCGGGCCATCGCCCGGAAGCTGCCATAGGGCATCAGCACGGCGCCGGCGGCATAGTTGGCGAGCCCGATGGTCAGCAGCTCGCGCGAGACCTCGCTGCGCAGCCGCGCCGCATCGGCAATCCGGCGGATCGCCGGGCCGAGCGATGTCGCGGCGACATGATAGGCGATCTGGAAGCGGATGCTGGCAGCGGGCTGGCCCGAATCGATGTGCAGCACCTTGCTGGCGGCATCGAAGCTGCGCAGCACTTCGGCCGGGCGCATCTCCACGGCGATCCCGTGCACCTGTGCGAGGTGCTGCTGCAGGGCCTCGGCGCTCGGCAAGGCATCCGGCCCCGCGATAAGGCGAGCGAGCCGCTCGGCCGCGCGGTCGATCGGATCGACGTAATTGTTCGACAGGTGGAACCAGTCGCGCACCTCCTCCCACGGCAGGCGCGCACCTTCTCCGGCATCGACCGCCAGCGCCTCGTCGACCATTTCGAGCCGCTGGCTGGTGCGGCGGAAGGCGGCGTGCAGCTCGACAAACCGCCGCGCGAAGGCGGGCTGCTGTTCGGCCAGCCGGGCAATCGCATCGGGCGGCAGGGGCGAATCGAACAGCGGATCATTCGCTGCCTCGCGCAGGGAAAGCGAGAGCTGCTCGGCATCCTCGCCGGGGAAGTCCTGCCAGTCGAGCGGGAAGAGACTCGCCACCTGTTCGATCAGGCGCGGCGTGAGCGGGCGGTCGTCATGCTCGAGCTGGCTGAGATAGGACGGGCTGATCGACAGCTGCTGCGCCAGTTCCGCCTGCCTCAGCCCCCGCCGTTCGCGCAGGGCGCGCAGCTCCCGTCCTGCGAAGATCCTGTGCCGCTTTCCCATGGGAGACCTCCAGTTTGCAAATTTCGGCTTTGCAAATTTGCAAATTAACATTGGACTGCACTGCGCCCTTGCGCAAGTCATCGAGGGGACAGTCTCGGGAGAACCCGCATGGCCACCAATGTTCTGGAACTTCGCCGCTACAATCCGGCAGGCAGCCCCGCCGCTCTGGCCGAGCGCGTCTCGGTCACCAGCCGCGCCGATATCGCCGCCGCAGCGGCGCTGCTGGGGCACGCGGCGCACGCGCTGGGCCTGCGGATCATGGTGTGGCACGATCTCGCCTCGCTCGAAGCGATGCGCGATGCAGACGGCGCGCCGCTCAATGCCGGGGTGTTCGGCTGGAGCACCGAGGAGCTGGCCCCGTGGCAATGCCGCGACCGGATGCTCGGATCGCCGCTGCTGCGCGCCTGCCGGGTCGAAAGTGCACCCTTCCGGGCCAGCCGCAATGGCATCCACACCCGCTGGCCCAACCGCCTTGTGGCGCAGATCGGGCTCAATGATTTCGAGGGGCAGGCGGGCATGACGGCCGCCATAGCCATTCCCGTCCACCTGCCGTTCGGCCAGGTCGGCGCAGCGATCCTCACCAGCATTGACGGGCTGGCCGATGATCTTGCGGACATCTTTGCCGATGCCGTCGCGGCGCTAGCGCCGGCGGCCGAGCGCTTCGTGCGCGGCTATGTCATGGTCAGCCGTGACGAGCGCTACCTGCCCGATGACTGCCTGCTCACCAGCCGCGAAGTCGAGTGCCTGAACTGGATCGCGCACGGCAAGACCGACTTCGAAATCGGCATCATCCTCGGCTGCAGCCATGCCGGGGTGCGCTATCACGTCACCCGCGCCTGCACCAAGCTGGGCGCGGTCAATCGCGCGCAATCCGTGTTCCGCGCCGCCCAGCTCGGCCTCCTCGGCGAGCCTGCGCGCTAAGGCCAGCGCCAGTCTTCAGCTGCCGTCGGCGGCCACCAGCACGAACGGGCTCCAGGCCGCCGGGTGCGCCCAGAACTCCTTCCAGCCGGGCACCGCCGATCCGTCGGCCCGCTTGCCCGTGCGCACTGCGATCATCGCCTGCCGCAGAGCTTCGGCCTTGGGCAGGCCGCTGCGCGAGAAGCGCATGGTCTCGACTGTCAGCACCGCGGTGACTTCATCCGAGACCCGCCAGTGGCTCGCCAGCAACGCCTTGGCCCCGGCATGCAGGAAGGCGCGGGCAAGGCCGGACAAGCTTTGCGATCCCGGGGTGCCGTCGGAGGAAGCCGTGTTGCAGGCCGACAGGATCAGCCATTCGGCGGTGAGCGATAGCCGTGATGCCTCGCTGGCCGTGAGCAACCCGTCGTCCTGCGCGCTGGCCGTTTGAGGCGGGGTGAAGACCAGCCCGGGCTCGGCCGCGCGGCCAAATTCCTTCGGCAGCAAGCCGTGGGTGGCAAAGGCGATGATGCCTGCGCTGGCAAGGCCGGCATCCTGCTTGAGCGCGGCCTCTGTCGCCGCGGGCCCGAGCCGCAGCCCGCTGGGCGGAGCATTGAGCGCGGCGGCCATGCTCTTGAGTTCGATTTCGGTGCCGGGCAGCGGTGAAAGCTTCCGCAGCGCATCGGGCGATGCGACCGCGATCCCCTGCATCGCGCCGCGCATCAGGCGGCGTCCGCCCTGTTCGACAGAGCGCGCCGCGCCCGTGCGGCCCAGAAGGCTCGGGGCGCCATAGCCGAGGAATTCTCGCGCAGCACCACCACCCGTTTTGGGCAAGGGACGTGCGATCCTCAGCGCCGAGACCGCCGGAAGGGTGATGAAGGCATATTTGTCACCCAGCCACGCGGATTGCTTCAGGGCCTCGGCATCGCCCGCCTCTGCCTTGTCCTTGGCCGGATCGAAGGCGGTCACCAGCACCGGCAGCGGCAAGCCGCCCAGCGGCCCGGCGACGGTGACGAAGATGCGCTTGGCCTTGCCGAGCGCGGGTTCGAGCGGCGCGAACACCGTGGTGTAGAGCCGGTGTGCCGCACCGCGATCGAAGCGCGGGAAAAAGGCGTCGATCCCTTGCAGCGCGCCGGGCTGGTCCGATGTCGGGTCCATGTCCGCGTCAGAGACGCAGCTGGCTTCACCCATGCGGCAGCGCAGCCGCGCGACCAGCCGGGCAATCGGCTCAGAAGCCTTGACCAGAACCGTGATCTGTTCCTGATCGGGCGAGGTCGCAAACAGATAATAGTCCGCGCCGTTGGGGACGATCAGGATCAGCGCCTCGTCGGCGGCGAGACGCGCCCTGACATCGCTCAGCGAGAGCGCGGCAGGCGAGACGAGGTCGTCGAATTCGGGGAAGTCTTTCTTCAGCTGCGCGTCGGCGGCGGCGAGCTCCTGCACCACCTGCGCGAGCGCGGCGCGATTTTCTTCAAGCCCGTAGTTTTCGCTCGCCAGCACACTGGCCGTGACGGCCAGGTTGAGCGCGCGGGCGCGATCGGCGAGTTGCTGCTTGCGGGTGATGAGCGCGCCAAGCGGCCCCTCGCCCGCCATCGCCCGCGCGGCGGCCTGGGCCATGGCCTGTCCGGCGGTCGATTGTTCAAGATCCTGCGCCGCGATGAACATCTCGTTGCGCAGGACATCGGCATCGGTCCGGCCAGCGACATCCATCCCCGCCGCCGTTGCCTCCATCAGCGCGCCATAGGCCATCGACATGGGAT is drawn from Erythrobacter sp. and contains these coding sequences:
- a CDS encoding TonB-dependent siderophore receptor; its protein translation is MTRQRALLAASMSSISLFAISAPLAAEEIAETAEAETAPAGEIVITGTRPAYRGAFEELEIPQAEQVIGPQQLRDINALDLNSALDLSASVARQNNFGGLWNAFAVRGFVGDENLPSNYLVNGFNAGRGFAGPRDLSGIEAVEILKGPRAALFGRGEPGGTVNLVTKRPKFESAGEVRLLAGSFDTWRADADVQTTLGDAIGVRFVGFYEDAGSFRDTVESKRYGFMPSVAVKLGEATRVVYELEYARQEIPFDRGVVAVNGELGVIPRSRFLGEPGEGPNIAEVLGHQIELQHDFSDSWSALVGVNYRDTSLLGTSTEAELTGSRQRLLRDGRTLTRQRRLRDYDATYFVARAELAGNFTTGDVTHRVLIGADTDRFENDQVFLRARAPSLASNPTEQQLQAIDIFNPVYGRFPLPAPTPLTNRVEVQKATGIYAQYQISLAETVELRVGGRYDDYDQRLTDRAAAGRVTRTGENRFSPQVGAVWHATPELSVYATYGENFRPLSGADFAGNAFDPNQSESIEGGIKFATANGRLTATASVFSISQGNILVGDPVNAGFTIAGGEARSRGFEFDLQGEIADGLDLWVSYAYVDAENRDNVADPDFGKLIRAGDRLLNIPEHTLNVQLAYATKIADRDVRLGGGVLHVGERLGEVGTTFELPDYTLARLFAETEVTEGVRLRLDIDNLFDTTWYSNSFSQLWIQPGTPRNLRVTGSFAF
- a CDS encoding helix-turn-helix transcriptional regulator; its protein translation is MATNVLELRRYNPAGSPAALAERVSVTSRADIAAAAALLGHAAHALGLRIMVWHDLASLEAMRDADGAPLNAGVFGWSTEELAPWQCRDRMLGSPLLRACRVESAPFRASRNGIHTRWPNRLVAQIGLNDFEGQAGMTAAIAIPVHLPFGQVGAAILTSIDGLADDLADIFADAVAALAPAAERFVRGYVMVSRDERYLPDDCLLTSREVECLNWIAHGKTDFEIGIILGCSHAGVRYHVTRACTKLGAVNRAQSVFRAAQLGLLGEPAR
- a CDS encoding helix-turn-helix domain-containing protein; its protein translation is MGKRHRIFAGRELRALRERRGLRQAELAQQLSISPSYLSQLEHDDRPLTPRLIEQVASLFPLDWQDFPGEDAEQLSLSLREAANDPLFDSPLPPDAIARLAEQQPAFARRFVELHAAFRRTSQRLEMVDEALAVDAGEGARLPWEEVRDWFHLSNNYVDPIDRAAERLARLIAGPDALPSAEALQQHLAQVHGIAVEMRPAEVLRSFDAASKVLHIDSGQPAASIRFQIAYHVAATSLGPAIRRIADAARLRSEVSRELLTIGLANYAAGAVLMPYGSFRAMARAFRHDVDRLALHYQTSFEQTCHRLSTMQREGERGLPIFFCRVDMAGNITKRHSATRLQFARFGGACPLWVVHEAAAIPDRILVQLAETPDGVRYVSIAKGLVKTAGRFDRNPRRFAVALGCEAQHAGDFIYADGIDLASARAVTPIGVSCRICPRTDCEQRAYPPSDQTIGVDLFRRGVVPYEMKT
- a CDS encoding CHAT domain-containing tetratricopeptide repeat protein, yielding MAISKMGTWGGLLAACAAIILPTAPLAAQSGPVEKGAKILSRPVSGKVGKGSAETSYRPLVERLEAARDAGNTDMVATLLPIVGALVLGTDDASQEDQDYALPVLQSAHALIGDFAGERRIIDRRAAIAAKREGPKSYAAAILAVDIADLLRREGRPAEGEAHLRRAVSANTDPVITISLQSALASYLDDAQHLADAIDAYRVLLDLQVRQEGPDSDDVFETVERLSWDLGQTGRHAEALALLETTIPRAEAAWRATGATETYNGTMESLTTGLRYANLLERQADHLGAQSKITQSDFYFEAANKLRTRYFSRPTPVVARTYNNMAFRQNFQGRFALAEKNARTALDIFEGFFSRTDVSASITYAKYKYNLAAALLGQGRAQEALPLLRFGVPIQRELAPDHPDLVILLTTLSRAIVAADGDLDEALSMSREAAAIAGDSTTHDPMSMAYGALMEATAAGMDVAGRTDADVLRNEMFIAAQDLEQSTAGQAMAQAAARAMAGEGPLGALITRKQQLADRARALNLAVTASVLASENYGLEENRAALAQVVQELAAADAQLKKDFPEFDDLVSPAALSLSDVRARLAADEALILIVPNGADYYLFATSPDQEQITVLVKASEPIARLVARLRCRMGEASCVSDADMDPTSDQPGALQGIDAFFPRFDRGAAHRLYTTVFAPLEPALGKAKRIFVTVAGPLGGLPLPVLVTAFDPAKDKAEAGDAEALKQSAWLGDKYAFITLPAVSALRIARPLPKTGGGAAREFLGYGAPSLLGRTGAARSVEQGGRRLMRGAMQGIAVASPDALRKLSPLPGTEIELKSMAAALNAPPSGLRLGPAATEAALKQDAGLASAGIIAFATHGLLPKEFGRAAEPGLVFTPPQTASAQDDGLLTASEASRLSLTAEWLILSACNTASSDGTPGSQSLSGLARAFLHAGAKALLASHWRVSDEVTAVLTVETMRFSRSGLPKAEALRQAMIAVRTGKRADGSAVPGWKEFWAHPAAWSPFVLVAADGS